One Roseomonas gilardii subsp. gilardii genomic region harbors:
- a CDS encoding LysR family transcriptional regulator: MPLPTMPAQKRTPPPAPSPPAQPPRPDRALADWDRLRTLLALRRGGTLSAAARSLGVDHTTIARRLESLERGLDTPLFTRTPDGFTPTPTGEQLLAAAERMEAEVTSLLRRLDGAPTGLTGTIRLTTTPHLATSLLAPSLAPFLAQNPGLQVELVGDARAFDLSRREADLALRLSRPDTPGIVARRLGSLAFAFYAAAHDPRPFEDQPFLAYGDSVSHAAIHRHLADLIPPERIILRANSMHALQEAARTGLGATLLSCFSGESDPGLRRLPAPRAMTPLPLWLLFHEDLRRSPRLRAAVAFLDSTIAAHRGALLPVGFPFDPLD, encoded by the coding sequence GTGCCTCTTCCCACAATGCCCGCGCAGAAACGCACACCCCCGCCCGCACCATCCCCGCCCGCCCAGCCGCCCCGCCCCGACCGCGCCCTCGCGGACTGGGACCGCCTCCGCACCCTCCTCGCCCTGCGCCGCGGCGGCACCCTCTCCGCCGCCGCCCGCAGCCTCGGCGTCGATCACACCACCATCGCCCGCCGCCTCGAATCCCTCGAACGCGGCCTCGACACCCCCCTCTTCACCCGCACCCCGGACGGCTTCACCCCCACCCCCACCGGCGAACAGCTCCTCGCCGCCGCCGAACGCATGGAGGCCGAGGTCACCAGCCTCCTCCGCCGCCTCGACGGCGCCCCCACCGGCCTCACCGGCACCATCCGCCTTACCACCACCCCCCACCTCGCCACGTCGCTCCTCGCCCCCAGCCTCGCCCCCTTCCTGGCCCAGAACCCCGGCCTCCAGGTCGAACTCGTCGGCGACGCCCGCGCCTTCGACCTCTCACGCAGAGAGGCCGACCTCGCCCTCCGCCTTTCCCGCCCCGACACCCCCGGCATCGTCGCCCGCCGCCTCGGCAGCCTCGCCTTCGCCTTCTACGCCGCCGCCCACGACCCACGCCCCTTCGAGGACCAGCCCTTCCTCGCCTATGGCGACAGCGTCAGCCACGCCGCCATCCACCGCCACCTGGCCGACCTCATCCCGCCGGAGCGCATCATCCTCCGCGCCAACTCCATGCACGCCTTGCAGGAGGCCGCCCGCACCGGCCTCGGCGCCACCCTCCTCTCCTGCTTCTCCGGCGAATCCGACCCTGGCCTGCGCCGCCTGCCCGCCCCCCGCGCCATGACGCCGCTCCCCCTCTGGCTTCTCTTCCACGAGGACCTGCGCCGCAGCCCGCGCCTCCGCGCCGCCGTCGCCTTCCTGGACAGCACCATCGCCGCCCATCGTGGCGCCCTGCTGCCGGTGGGGTTTCCGTTTGATCCGCTGGATTGA
- a CDS encoding transposase, which yields MEAIFHHAATPGAPWASLPSHYGRPDTVARFFRRLTHAGLWHRLLRALADAPPSHPLRLLQHAICRAARLAARLGGMPLLILIRRLGLRAALPAPPWLLPDPLLSETVARLLRTLPLTRENLRSLMAIARTAGGRRRIPRSVRLSWP from the coding sequence ATGGAGGCCATCTTCCACCACGCCGCCACCCCCGGCGCCCCTTGGGCTTCCCTCCCGTCGCACTACGGCCGCCCCGACACCGTCGCCCGTTTCTTCCGTCGCCTCACCCATGCCGGCCTCTGGCACCGCCTCCTCCGCGCTCTGGCGGATGCACCCCCCTCCCACCCCCTCCGCCTGCTGCAACACGCCATCTGCCGCGCCGCCCGCCTCGCCGCGCGCCTCGGCGGCATGCCCCTTCTCATCCTGATCCGCCGCCTCGGCCTCCGCGCGGCGCTCCCCGCGCCCCCCTGGCTGCTCCCCGATCCCCTTTTGTCCGAAACCGTCGCCCGCCTGCTCCGCACCCTGCCGCTGACGCGCGAAAACCTCCGCTCCCTGATGGCCATCGCCCGCACCGCCGGCGGCCGCCGCCGCATCCCCCGCTCCGTCCGCCTCTCCTGGCCATGA
- a CDS encoding argininosuccinate synthase, with product MRVKDVKKVVLAYSGGLDTSVILKWLQTTYGAEVITFTADLGQGEELGPARDKAKLLGIKEENIFMDDLREEFVRDFVFPMFRMNALYEGMYLLGTSIARPLIAKRQIEIAEQMGADAVSHGATGKGNDQVRFEIAYYALKPDVKVIAPWREWDLTSRTKLIEFAEQHQIPIAKDKRGEAPFSVDANLLHSSSEGKVLEEPWDEPPEVVWQRTISPMDAPDKVTEITITFDQGNPVAINGEALSPAAMLTRLNALGKENGIGRLDLVENRFVGMKSRGCYETPGGTILYVAHRAMESITLDREAAHLKDSLMPRYAELVYNGFWFSPERRMLQALVDQSQHSVSGEVRLKLYKGNTIVTGRRSPNSLYSMKHVTFEEDQGAYDQFDAQGFIKLNALRLRLGAMAGRKGGAL from the coding sequence ATGCGTGTGAAGGACGTGAAGAAGGTTGTGCTGGCCTATTCGGGCGGCCTCGACACCTCGGTCATCCTGAAATGGCTCCAGACGACCTATGGGGCGGAGGTCATCACCTTCACCGCCGATCTGGGACAGGGTGAGGAACTCGGCCCGGCCCGCGACAAGGCGAAGCTCCTGGGCATCAAGGAAGAGAACATCTTCATGGATGATCTCCGGGAGGAGTTCGTCCGCGACTTCGTTTTCCCGATGTTCCGCATGAACGCGCTCTACGAGGGCATGTACCTCCTCGGCACCTCCATCGCCCGCCCCCTGATCGCCAAGCGCCAGATCGAGATCGCGGAACAGATGGGCGCCGACGCCGTCTCCCACGGCGCCACCGGCAAGGGCAACGACCAGGTCCGGTTCGAGATCGCCTACTACGCCCTCAAGCCCGACGTGAAGGTCATCGCCCCCTGGCGCGAATGGGACCTCACCAGCCGCACGAAGCTCATCGAGTTCGCCGAGCAGCACCAGATCCCCATCGCCAAGGACAAGCGCGGCGAGGCCCCCTTCAGCGTGGACGCCAACCTCCTGCACTCGTCGAGCGAGGGTAAGGTCCTGGAGGAACCCTGGGACGAGCCCCCCGAGGTCGTCTGGCAGCGCACCATCAGCCCCATGGACGCCCCCGACAAGGTGACGGAAATCACCATCACCTTCGACCAGGGCAACCCCGTCGCCATCAACGGCGAGGCCCTCTCCCCGGCCGCGATGCTCACGAGGCTGAACGCGCTCGGCAAGGAGAACGGCATCGGCCGCCTCGACCTCGTGGAAAACCGCTTCGTCGGCATGAAGTCCCGCGGCTGCTACGAGACCCCGGGCGGCACCATTCTCTACGTCGCCCACCGCGCGATGGAGAGCATCACCCTGGACCGCGAGGCCGCCCACCTCAAGGACAGCCTGATGCCCCGCTATGCCGAGCTGGTCTACAACGGCTTCTGGTTCTCGCCGGAACGCCGCATGCTCCAGGCCCTGGTGGACCAGTCCCAGCATAGCGTCAGCGGCGAGGTCCGCCTGAAGCTCTACAAGGGCAACACCATCGTCACCGGCCGCCGCTCGCCCAACAGCCTCTACTCGATGAAGCATGTGACCTTCGAGGAAGACCAGGGCGCCTACGACCAGTTCGACGCCCAGGGCTTCATCAAGCTGAACGCCCTCCGCCTGCGCCTCGGCGCCATGGCCGGCCGCAAGGGCGGCGCCCTCTGA